In Rheinheimera sp. MM224, one DNA window encodes the following:
- a CDS encoding YdiY family protein, whose amino-acid sequence MKKTLCSLSALGSLLVLSGLLTVQAEESTSNETKPGWSTSAELGAITTSGNTKGTSITGKIDSKQELEQWSNDYTFSAFFKRDETEADDGQTIVETSAEKYAASAKGGYKLNKDTARLFVFGSHVDDRFGAYTEYTTIAVGYGDELFKTDTMSLEGEIGPGYYRGKTDLEETENGMIIRSAATYRWQISESARFKQTVSLEYGEDNKRSIAESSLTAKINGRMQMKAAFLVQNDSKVPVGKKKTDTQTSLTFVYSF is encoded by the coding sequence ATGAAAAAAACTCTCTGCTCCCTGTCAGCTCTGGGCAGTCTGTTGGTTTTAAGCGGCCTTTTGACAGTACAGGCCGAAGAAAGTACGTCTAATGAGACCAAACCGGGCTGGAGCACATCCGCTGAATTAGGCGCTATTACCACCTCAGGCAACACTAAAGGTACGTCTATTACCGGTAAAATAGACTCAAAACAAGAGCTGGAACAGTGGTCAAACGACTACACATTCAGTGCTTTTTTTAAGCGCGACGAAACCGAAGCAGACGATGGCCAAACCATAGTAGAAACCTCAGCCGAAAAATATGCCGCCTCGGCCAAAGGCGGTTATAAATTGAATAAAGACACAGCCCGGTTGTTTGTCTTTGGCTCTCATGTCGATGACCGTTTTGGTGCTTACACCGAATACACCACTATCGCTGTAGGTTACGGCGATGAGCTGTTTAAAACCGATACCATGTCGCTGGAAGGTGAAATAGGTCCGGGTTATTACAGAGGCAAAACGGATTTAGAAGAAACCGAAAATGGCATGATCATACGTAGTGCTGCGACTTATCGCTGGCAGATCAGTGAGTCAGCCCGCTTTAAACAAACCGTCAGTCTGGAATACGGTGAAGACAATAAACGTTCTATCGCCGAATCGTCTTTAACCGCCAAGATTAATGGCCGGATGCAAATGAAAGCTGCATTCTTAGTGCAGAACGACTCGAAAGTACCGGTAGGTAAAAAGAAAACCGATACACAAACGTCCTTAACTTTTGTCTATTCGTTTTAA